The following proteins come from a genomic window of Candidatus Zixiibacteriota bacterium:
- a CDS encoding 4'-phosphopantetheinyl transferase superfamily protein, whose amino-acid sequence NPAPSLAARFAFKEATFKALSPLGQKIYYRQVQIVNSPSGAPEAEFLSEELNRKFKLKVTLSHSRHDAIAIVLAIRL is encoded by the coding sequence AATCCGGCACCGTCACTGGCCGCACGTTTCGCCTTCAAAGAGGCCACATTCAAAGCACTGTCACCATTGGGCCAGAAGATTTATTACCGCCAGGTACAAATAGTCAACAGTCCCTCCGGGGCGCCTGAGGCAGAATTTCTGTCGGAGGAACTGAATCGCAAATTCAAACTAAAGGTAACATTGTCACATTCCCGTCATGACGCCATCGCGATAGTATTGGCGATCAGGCTCTGA